The Tenebrio molitor chromosome 3, icTenMoli1.1, whole genome shotgun sequence genome contains a region encoding:
- the stx gene encoding midnolin-A, whose product MENSSHSSANPISQGCGPHSQISIHVSPTTGGDFYLTVEPDISVDNFKKLVSKRLKVPRDRICLLFRDKQLQDGNLLQHGISDGSRVTLLPNVETGLITQRPEIGIMQALESLNDTQVNEFLCGKAPLNLSMRLGDHMMLIQLQLSTVSGTKPPVVSGPPPTTSPPSLLQASRNLQHTLRRLSADVFSGRDKGRRESVYSGTFSGALNPALQDPKGRPRRDVATIVHILNDLLCSVPEFRRVSRKGSEEPVPVPEQEDEPSSSTCSEDQNLRTRGKLEQLRLVMGERRERRRQRKQKPYSLPPSDTDTVTA is encoded by the exons ATGGAAAACAGTTCGCATTCGTCCGCTAACCCCATTTCGCAGGGGTGTGGCCCACATTCGCAAATATCTATCCATGTGAGCCCCACCACAGGGGGCGACTTCTACCTCACTGTGGAACCGGACATTAGCGTCGACAATTTCAAGAAACTCGTCTCGAAAAGACTCAAGGTGCCCAGGGACAGGATATGTCTCTTGTTTCGCGATAA GCAGTTGCAAGACGGCAATCTCCTCCAGCATGGCATCTCCGATGGCTCCAGAGTCACCTTACTGCCCAACGTTGAGACCGGGCTTATC ACTCAGCGTCCCGAAATAGGAATAATGCAAGCCTTAGAATCTCTCAATGACACCCAAGTGAACGAATTTCTGTGCGGAAAGGCCCCCTTAAATTTGAGCATGCGATTGGGCGACCACATGATGCTTATCCAGCTGCAGTTGAGCACCGTTTCAGGAACTAAGCCACCAGTGGTATCCGGACCACcaccaaccaccagccctccAAGTCTACTCCAAGCCTCAAGAAACCTTCAACACACGTTGAGAAGACTATCAGCTGACGTGTTCTCAGGCCGCGACAAAG GTCGGAGAGAAAGCGTATATTCGGGGACGTTCAGCGGCGCCCTGAACCCAGCCTTACAGGACCCGAAAGGTCGGCCGCGTCGCGACGTCGCCACCATAGTCCACATCCTAAATGATCTCTTATGCTCCGTTCCCGAGTTCCGACGGGTGAGTCGGAAGGGATCCGAAGAACCAGTACCTGTCCCCGAGCAAGAAGACGAACCGTCGTCGTCGACATGTAGTGAGGACCAAAACCTGCGCACCCGCGGCAAACTCGAACAGTTGCGTCTCGTCATGGGGGAGAGACGCGAGCGCAGACGCCAACGTAAACAGAAACCGTATTCGTTGCCTCCTAGTGATACCGACACCGTAACAGCATAA